The following proteins are co-located in the Osmia lignaria lignaria isolate PbOS001 chromosome 12, iyOsmLign1, whole genome shotgun sequence genome:
- the LOC117603000 gene encoding uncharacterized protein LOC117603000 — protein MEEIMEIVKVEDTVLMKNTTLENLFDPDNSQETIIMSTEHDSSDMKVIAQGGQIIQIVTDYECVTCHRVFQSQDMLKEHLDMCREEDDSVNILQLSNLESYDSEDEEKDDNSDYIINSNAEDSSSSGQKNNNDKPVIMPVPDTQCHCCAEDLSTAHNGGQYKCQNCDLSFKKKSSLERHTVVIHWQCDSCTCKECGESFRDKKSLNKHRYTTHCGRKVYRCEPCDTYFSRSYHLNRHIMQSSCHGNIMNTFNCQVCKKVFTRKDNLREHLRTHAGTPQRQKKPCKYCPKEFFTSQQLVIHERVHTGERPVQCDLCPKTFLSSLALKKHRRVHTGEKPFECKFCHKKFAARETLNRHQRTHTGEKLHVCQYCGKSFIQAAQLRAHIFHHTGENGFYCDVCGKAFNRKARLNVHKKFVHEGATPFTCEICEKRFIRREDLVKHALLHTGVKPFKCDKCVKAFSTKSSLQAHLNTHRREPPQSCVECNKVFIRQDCLMRHIKAKHRELLEDVMNEVEKKHLQTQLYNIATIAAEKTKNGKSRRLSTDELLKAISDLLKILIDDETLQLFGWPDASIQDILEAVIRRCGHQPLTSESELLFTERLRENIKLLFTVVIEDDTVKSLLTTKTVDDVIIHVLELSKECTSNS, from the exons atgGAGGAAATAATGG AAATTGTGAAAGTTGAGGATACGGTGTTAATGAAAAATACTACATTGGAAAATTTATTTG ATCCGGATAATTCACAAGAAACTATTATAATGTCTACAGAACATGATTCAAGTGATATGAAAG tTATTGCTCAAGGTGGTCAAATTATACAAATTGTAACAGATTATGAATGTGTAACGTGTCATCGTGTTTTTCAGTCACAAGAT ATGCTAAAAGAACATTTAGATATGTGCAGAGAAGAAGATGATTCTGTGAATATATTGCAATTAAGTAATCTCGAGAGTTATGATTCAGAGGATGAAGAAAAAGATGATAATTCGGATTACATTATTAATTCTAATGCAGAAG ATTCTAGTTCCAGTGGTCAGAAAAATAATAACGATAAACCAGTAATTATGCCTGTACCTGATACTCAATGCCATTGTTGTGCTGAAGATTTAAGCACAGCACACAATGGTGGTCAATATAAATGTCAAAATTGTGACCTTTCGTTCAAAAAGAAATCGTCTTTAGAAAGACATACCGTCGTAATTCATTGGCAATGCGATTCTTGTACTTGTAAGGAATGTGGAGAATCGTTTCGTGATAAAAAATCGTTGAACAAACATCGGTATACCACTCATTGTGGCCGAAAGGTTTATAG GTGTGAGCCGTGTGATACTTATTTCTCTCGAAGTTATCATTTAAATCGTCACATAATGCAATCAAGTTGTCATGGGAACATCATGAATACATTCAATTGTCAA GTTTGTAAAAAGGTATTTACCCGTAAAGATAATTTACGGGAACATTTGCGCACTCATGCTGGAACTCCTCAAAGACAGAAAAAACCTTGTAAATACTGTCCAAAGGAATTTTTTACTAGCCAACAGCTAGTAATTCATGAACGCGTACATACAGGAGAACGACCAGTTCAGTGTGACTTATGTCCtaaaacatttttatcatcTCTTGCATTAAAAAAACATAGACGAGTACACACAGGAGAAAAACCGTTTGAATGTAAATTT tgCCACAAGAAGTTTGCTGCCCGAGAAACTTTAAATCGACATCAGAGAACTCATACTGGTGAAAAACTTCACGTTTGTCAATACTGTGGAAAATCATTCATTCAAGCCGCTCAACTAAGAGCACATATATTTCACCATACTGGTGAAAATGGTTTCTATTGTGATGTGTGTGGAAAAGCATTTAATCGAAAAGCCCGTTTAAATGTACACAAAAAATTCGTCCACGAAGGAGCAACACCGTTCACGTGTGAAATTTGTGAAAAAAGATTTATTAGAAGAGAGGATCTTGTTAAACACGCATTGCTTCATACAGGAGTTAAAC CATTTAAATGTGATAAATGTGTAAAAGCTTTTTCTACGAAGTCATCTTTGCAAGCTCATTTAAATACTCATAGACGAGAACCACCGCAATCGTGCGTTGAATGTAATAAAGTTTTCATTCGACAAGATTGTTTAATGAGACATATCAAAGCGAAACATCGGGAACTATTAGAGGATGTAATGAACGAAGTTGAGAAAAAGCATTTGCAAACACAGTTATATAACATTGCCACAATTGCTgcagaaaaaacaaaaaatggaAAATCCAGAAGACTTTCCACTGATGAACTATTAAAAGCtatttcggatcttttaaagaTATTAATCGATGATGAAACACTTCAG CTGTTTGGTTGGCCTGATGCTTCTATTCAAGATATTCTAGAAGCTGTAATTAGAAGATGCGGCCATCAGCCATTGACGTCTGAAAGTGAATTACTTTTTACCGAACGATTAAGAGAAAACATCAAACTTTTGTTCACAGTTGTCATAGAAGATGATACGGTAAAATCTCTCTTAACAACAAAAACAGTGGATGATGTTATTATACACGTTTTAGAACTTTCTAAGGAATGTACATCAAATTCGTAG
- the Srp14 gene encoding signal recognition particle 14, with product MVLLENDTFLVELTRLFDKSRISGSVVLTIKRFNGHNKPVPREGKSPLPTPSEFLCLVRATLRSKKISTVIHSKDVNKFQQAYWNLLKSNINGLKKLKKVKSAKPKVH from the exons ATGGTTCTACTGGAAAATGATACG TTTTTAGTGGAGCTAACACGACTTTTCGACAAATCTCGAATTTCTGGTTCTGTTGTACTAACTATTAAAAGGT TTAATGGACATAATAAACCAGTACCTAGAGAAGGAAAGTCTCCGTTACCAACACCAAGTGAATTTCTCTGTTTAGTGAGAGCCACCTTACGATCTAAGAAAATTTCTACTGTT attCATTCTAAAgatgtaaataaatttcaacaagCCTATTGGAATctattaaaatcaaatattaatggtcttaaaaagttaaaaaaagttAAATCCGCAAAGCCTAAAGTTCATTGA